One part of the Bacteroidales bacterium genome encodes these proteins:
- a CDS encoding HD domain-containing protein — MPTSLNKRKIINDPVYGFIAIPSDLIFDVIEHPWFQRLRRIKQLGLTQLVYPGALHTRFHHAIGAMHLMQQAIDSLRLKGQEITSEEANGALLAILLHDIGHGPYSHALEHSIVHGMDHEELSMLFIRELNTQFGNQLETALAIFSNRYPKRFLHQLVASQLDMDRLDYLKRDSFFTGVSEGVISTDRIIKMLNVSGDELVVEAKGIYSVEKFIIARRLMYWQVYFHKTVLSAEQMIIKLLQRAQYLAQQNIPIFATPAFLQFLQHNYSASDFRNNPDLLDAFSRLDDFDILTSMKVWCGHEDKILSSLSCFLIERRLFALEISNIPLPENRLADLRLQAARYFEIALEDAGYFVFEGTITNNAYDPTKDKIHILNKDGSITDIAEASDQLNVSVLSAPVSKYYVGYPKELRV, encoded by the coding sequence AAAATAATCAACGACCCGGTTTACGGGTTTATCGCCATCCCTAGCGACCTGATATTTGATGTGATAGAGCACCCCTGGTTTCAGCGTTTGCGACGAATCAAGCAGCTTGGCCTGACCCAACTTGTTTACCCGGGTGCACTCCATACGCGATTCCATCACGCCATTGGTGCCATGCACCTGATGCAGCAGGCAATAGATTCGCTGCGGTTGAAGGGGCAGGAGATTACTTCGGAAGAAGCCAATGGCGCACTATTGGCAATCCTTCTGCATGATATTGGTCATGGTCCGTATTCTCATGCGCTTGAACACAGCATTGTGCATGGAATGGATCATGAAGAATTGTCCATGTTGTTTATCCGGGAACTAAACACGCAGTTTGGCAACCAGCTTGAAACGGCCCTGGCCATTTTCAGCAACCGTTATCCCAAACGGTTCCTGCACCAGTTGGTTGCCAGTCAGCTCGATATGGACCGTCTTGACTATCTTAAACGCGACAGCTTTTTCACCGGAGTATCTGAAGGTGTTATCTCCACGGATCGCATCATCAAAATGCTGAATGTTTCAGGCGATGAACTTGTGGTCGAAGCAAAAGGTATCTACTCTGTTGAGAAATTTATCATTGCCAGAAGGCTGATGTACTGGCAGGTATATTTTCATAAAACAGTGCTCAGCGCCGAACAGATGATTATAAAGTTGTTGCAACGTGCCCAGTACCTGGCGCAGCAAAATATCCCGATTTTTGCTACTCCTGCTTTTCTCCAATTCCTGCAGCATAATTATTCAGCTTCAGATTTCAGAAACAATCCGGATTTGCTGGATGCTTTTTCCCGTCTCGACGATTTCGATATTCTGACTTCAATGAAGGTATGGTGCGGGCATGAGGATAAAATTCTTTCTTCACTTAGCTGCTTCCTGATAGAGCGCCGGCTTTTTGCACTTGAAATTTCTAATATCCCCTTACCAGAAAACAGGCTTGCGGATCTGAGGTTACAAGCAGCCAGGTATTTTGAAATTGCTCTTGAAGATGCAGGATATTTTGTTTTTGAAGGAACCATAACCAATAATGCTTACGACCCTACCAAGGACAAAATCCATATCCTGAACAAAGACGGAAGTATTACCGATATTGCTGAAGCTTCTGACCAGCTGAATGTTTCCGTGCTCTCAGCTCCGGTATCAAAATATTACGTTGGATATCCAAAAGAGTTAAGGGTTTAA